The stretch of DNA ATATGCTTGAATATTTACAGAAAAGAGAAACATTCACTTTTTGCTGGATATGCCGGCTTTTAAGCTGCTTTAGACAAATATAAAGATAATAACATAAATCAGAAGTTTATAAACTTTCCTTATCTTAGATTGTATTTGTGGTGTTTATCATGAAAGCGCAAGCAATTCTCCACTGTACATTTTTGTAATAAAACGCATGCAAATATGGCTTTTGTTGGCATCATAACCACTCTTTTAAGATTCATAAGCTTTACGCAATTTAATTATTGTAGACATTTTTTAGACATTATTTTTCTACATCATCGCCTTATAATTAGCAGTATGCGCTTTACGCTCATTGTTTGCCATTGCGCTTGCGGTGGCATTTGTTCACTGTAAGGAGATACCATGGACCGTTTGTTTAGTGCTCTTCAGATTCCTCAACAAACAACAGAAGCACTCGTATCACTGCAAAATGGCTTGCCGAACGCGCAGTGGATAAACCCGCAGAACTTTCACATCACTTTGTCTTTTTTTGGTGAAATTGAAAGTTCTCTAGCAGATGAAATTATGCGTGCTTTTGACAAAATAAAACTCCCACCTTTTATGCTACAAACAAGAGGTTTTGAGGTTTTTGGTTCAGAAAATGCACCGCATTCCCTTGTTGTTCGTATTGAGCTTTGTGAAACTCTTAGCCTTTTACATGAAAAGATGCAATGTATTCGGAGCAGCGTGCACTTAACGCCTGACGAGAAACCATTTACTCCGCATATTACTATTGCAAGATTGCTCGACATTAAACCTGATGATCTTCCTTCTTATCTGTCTTCTCGAGGTGATTTTTTGTTTCCTCCTTTTAAGGTTGATCATTTTGTTTTATTTTTGTCGCCATCTCCTTCAAGCGATGCTCCATACATTGTAAAAAGAAGCTGGGCACTCCAAGAATAAAAGGATGTTTTTAACATCCTTTAGAACTCTCTTTGATAGAATGTCTCACCAATGTAGCACTTGCGCATAATACTACATCTTTGCACTGTGGGTGCATTTTTGAGGCATTTTAAGCTGAATCAGACTTAGCAGAAACTTCTTTTGCTCCTCCTTTGGCTACACCCACTATAGCTGGACGCAGAACACGTTCACCGATAATGTAACCTGCCTGAACAACTTGTTGAACAGTGTTATCTGGAACATCAGAGTTAGGAATCTCAAACATCGCTTGATGAAAGTGAGGATCAAATTTTTGCCCTTCTGGATGAATTTTCTGCACTCCGTGACGTTCTAACGCTGCTATCATTGCACGCTCAGTCATTTCAACGCCCTCCGCTAATGTTTTCAAACCAGCATCATTCTCCTTTGCACCTTCTGGAATAGCCTCTAAAGCACGATTGAGGTTATCAGAAACAGACAACATGTCACGTGCAAAATTAGCAATTGAGTAAGCCTTTGCATCCGCCATATCACGCGCAGTACGACGACGAAGGTTTTCCATATCTGCAGCAAGACGTAAAAGCTGATCCTTTAGATCTTTATTTTCGTTCTGCAAAGCAGTCAAAGGATCTATAAACTCATTTTCTTCCTCTGCAACCTCTGCACGAGCCTCTGCTTCACGAGTTTTCAAAAACTCATCCGCTGCTTGTTTAAGTGCATCACGATCAGCTGGATTTTTTAAATCGCGGTTTTCAAATGAAGCATCAGTAAATTTGTTTTTTTCTTCAGACATAAAAATTCCATTCCTTCATAAGATTTGTTATTCTCGATATCGAAATTTTGCAGACAAAAATCAAGGGGTATTACGTATCTTATTACAATGAGCATTTATAATACAAATGTTCATCTAAACGTTTTAACGCAACAGTTGTGATACAAGTTGAGCCGTATAATCAACCATAGGCACAATCCTTGCATAATTAAGCCGTGTGGGTCCAATAACTCCTAAAGCACCAATAACTCTTTGTTTTGAATCACGATAAGGTGCCACCACTAAAGAAGAACCAGAAAGCGAAAACAATTTATTTTCTGAACCAATAAAAATACGAACTCCCGAACCTTCATCCGTTAAATCAAGAAGCTGCGCCATACTTTCACGCGTTTCAAGGTCATCAAACAGATGTCGTAACCGCTCCAAATCTTCTTCTGCTTTCACATCTTCAAGCAAATTACTGCGCCCACGAACAATAAGGTGTACTTTATGATCAGCACCTTCTCCTCCCCAAAGAGCTAGCCCCGTTTCAACAAGATGATGAGACAAATGATCAAGCGCAGCGCGCGTTTCTGAGCATAAACGTGCAATTTCTTCTTTAGCTTCACTCAATGTACGCCCCTGAATATGGGCATTGAGAAAATTTGTTGCCTCTGTCAATTGTGCATGGGTAACACCTTCCGGTAAATGAACAACACGATTTTCAACCTCCCCTTGTTGCGTTACTAAAACTGCAAGAGCCTGTGCCCCATCAAGACGCACAAATTCAATATGCTTCAAGGTCCCTTCATGTTTCGTTGCTAAAACAAGCCCCGCTCCACGTGAAAGATCTGAAAGAACCCGACTCGCTTGAATGAGAAAATGTTCAACAGATTGTGCATGACCAGCCTCCTTGACTTGCGCTTCAATACTTTCACGCTCCTCGTTTGGCAAATCACCCGCTTCCATAAATGCATCAACAAAAAATCTTAATCCTGATTGTGTTGGCATTCGCCCCGCAGATACGTGCGGTGCATAAATCAAACCAAGATGTTCGAGATCACTCATCACATTGCGAATCGTAGCAGGCGATAATGTCTGTTGCAAAAGCCGCGAAAGATTGCGTGATCCTACAGGTTCACCATCATTAAGATAAGCTTCAACAATATGACGAAAGATATCACGCGAACGCTCATCAAGATATTTTAGTTCTTCACCAATAGGTTTGTGCTTCATTACAATTAATTCACTACTCTAAAAATACTTCCTTCTTATATAAGTTTTGCCAAGGTTTGGTCAAATAATCTAAAGTAGTGCAAAGGCACGCTATATATTTATCATAAAAAATGCTATTATTAAAGAAGTAGAGCCTTTATGGCTTTCCAATTATTATCCTTATCAAATACAAAAGATTTCATTTAAATGGAATAGTAATAAACATGCGAAAAGATCGGGTCTTGTAAAATCTTCTAAGATCCCTATCATGCGGTCACTTAAGCTAGTTTTCAGCATAAAAATAGCATCCCCCTTTCGTTTCTGGAGAAATGTATATGAGAAGAATAGCAACAAAAAAACTCGTCATTGCCACACATAACACTGGAAAATTGCATGAAATTACCACATTGGTCGCTCCTTTTGGTTTAACGATACAATCAGCAAAAGAGCTCGGATTACCGGAACCAAAAGAAACGGGAACAACATTTGAAGAAAATGCCTACATTAAAGCTTTTGCAGCAGCAAAAAATACAGGACTTCCGGCTCTTTCTGATGATTCTGGCATGGAAGTGGATGCATTGGGTGGTGCACCGGGTGTTTATACAGCTGATCTCGCTCTTCAACCCGATGGCACACGTAACTTTTCAAAAGCTATGCAAAAAGTAGAAGACGAACTCCAAAAAATTGGAGCACATGAAAAAAGCCAACGGAAAGGTCGATTTATATCAGTCATCTGTATTGCATGGCCCGATGCTCATGCAGACTATTTCCGTGGGTGCGTTGAAGGTACTTTCATTTGGCCACCACGTGGAGACAAAGGTTTTGGCTTTGATCCTATTTTTTTACCAGATGGATATGAAAATACCTTTGGTGAAATGTCAACAGAGCAAAAACATGGCTGGAAGCTCAATGATAAAACACCCCTCTCGCATCGTGCGCGTGCTTTCAAGCTTTTAGCAGAAAACCTTTTAACGCTCTCATGAATGAAGCTTTTGGCATTTATATTCATTGGCCTTTTTGCGCTACTAAATGTCCTTATTGTGACTTTAATTCACACGTTCGTGCCCGTGGCGTTGATCAACCACGCTTTGTAACCGCTTTTGAACGAGAAATAGAAACGCAATATCATAAAATAGGTCCACGTCATATTACAAGTATCTTTATTGGTGGGGGTACACCCTCTCTTATGACCCCTCAAACTGTTGATGCTTTATTGCAAGCACTTGCAAAAAAGTGGACGGTCGATGATAAAGTTGAAATCACACTGGAAGCCAACCCATCAAGTGTAGAAGCAGCACGCTTTCGCGGATACAGAGCGGCAGGAGTTAACCGCTTATCCTTGGGTGTACAAGCACTCAATGACAAGGCACTACGACAACTTGGCCGTCTCCATGATGTAAAACAGGCTCTTCACGCTATTGCTTTGGCCCGGAAAATCTTTCCACGTTTATCCTTTGATCTCATTTATGCCCGCCCCGAGCAAACACTCGAGCAATGGAAAGATGAACTTTTTCAAGCCATTGACTTGGCAGCAGATCATCTTTCTCTTTACCAACTGACTATCGAAGAAGGAACAGCTTTTAAACGGCTTCATGCCGCAGGAAGGCTTATCCTCCCCGCTTCAGAACTCGCAGCAGACCTGTATCATCTTACCCAAGAAATAACTACTACACATGGACTTCCAGCCTATGAAATCTCAAATCACGCAATCCCCGGTGCTGAATCAGCACACAATCTTCTCTATTGGCGTTATCATGAATATGCAGGCTTTGGACCTGGAGCTCATGGTCGCTTTATTGAGCACACACCAAATCACTCCTCTACCTCTTCAAAAGCACTTTCCTTTCCCATTGAAAGTCATGAACGTTATGTCACAATAAATGAAAAATATCCTGAACATTGGCTTGATCTAGTAGAAACTACGGGGCATGGCTGTGTTGAAACAGAACACTTGACCAAAGAGCAACAAGCGAATGAAATGCTCCTCATGGGCTTGCGTCTTTGCGAAGGTTTGAATCTTACTCGTTATGAAATCTTAAACCCCAAGGGTTTATCAATAGAAAGGCTTATCGATTTACAACAACAAGGGCTAGTAGAAATGCTAGGAAATCGGCGCTTAAAAGCGACAAACAAAGGACGCATCCTTCTTGACTACATTATCAACCAATTGGCAAACTAAAATCTTTATGATTCTAAGCTGCCTTCCCATCAATTACTATATAACATTCACGGTTTTTAATTTGTGGTAAAAATGTTAAAAAAAACAATCGCTTCTTTTTTACGCAAAAAAATCAACAATGAAACGCTCATAAATAACAGTGAGAGTTTCCAGTGCATCAAGAGTTACACACTCATCTACCATATGCATCGATTGCCCCGGTAAACCAAATTCAACCACTGGGCAATAATCCTTAATAAATCGCGCATCCGAAGTCCCCCCTGAAGTTGAACATTCTGGTGTATTTCCTGTTACGCTTTTAATAGCATTTGATAAAAGCTTAATGAGTTTATCATTTTTTGTCAAAAAAACATCTCCCAAACTTGGAATCCATTCCAGCTTATAGCAGGGGTATTGATCAGACTTGTTTTTTGGTTGTATTGAAGCAAGACGCTTTTCAATTTTGGCCTTAAGCATTTCTTTTGTCCAAAGATCGTTGTAGCGTATATTAAAACGGATTGTTGTTTGCGCTGGAATAATATTCACCGCCGAATTCCCCGTATCAACAGTTGTTAATTCCAAATTACTTGGTTGAAAATTTTCCGATCCTTGATCTAAAGCAGTTTGTGTCAACGCCTGAATAAGCTTACTTGCTAAAGACAATGGATTAGCTGCCCGCTCAGGAAAGGCAACGTGTCCTTGGCAACCTTTAACCGTGATGATACCAGAAATTGATCCTCGACGTCCAATCTTGATCACATCACCAACAACTTTTACGCTTGTTGGTTCTCCCACAAGAGCTGCAGTCCATTTTTCACCTTTTCGTTCTGCCCATTTGAGAAGTTTGACTGTACCATTAACAGCAGGGCCTTCTTCATCACCGGTAATCAGAAAGCTTACCATTCCTTTAATGGACTGTTTCTCAAGAACTCGAGCCAGTGCCGCAACAAAACAAGCAATTCCACCCTTCATATCAACAGCACCCCGCCCATATAACTTCCCTTTATCTATGACAGCTTCAAAGGGAGGATGTATCCAGTGTTCCAACGCACCTGGTGGCACAACATCAGTATGGCCCGCAAACATAAGATGCGGCCCTTCTCCCCCCATTTTTGCATAAAGATTTTCAACATCTTCTGTATTTTTATCTGAAAAAACAGGACGTTCAATATGAAACCCCATCTTTGCTAGAAATTGTTCCAAAGTTGATAAGGCACCCGCTTCATGAGGTGTGACAGAAGGACAACGAATAAGAGCCTGTAATAGTTGAAGTGGATCTGTAAGGACAGGCATAGCGCTTTTCCAATCTGAACTGAGGGATCACCAGAAATTATTAAGCTGAATTATAAAAAAGATAAAGCAAAAACATTGAAAGCACTCAGCACACTAGGCAGGGGAAGACAATCGTGCTGAGGCTTCAATGGCTTCTTCACCCATGAGTGACAAAGCACACACATAACGGCACACTCAACAGAAAGTTCCATCAAATATTACCTTTTAAGGGCTTTTTATATTTCTAACTTATATGAATGAAAATTGATTGCTTGCAGCATATGACCATTTTCCTTCAACCAAGCACGATACGTTTTACTATCTGGACAAAGCTTTTCACAAAGGTTCCAAAACTTTGGTCCGTGATTCATTTCAACAAGATGAGCGACTTCATGCGCAACGACATATTCAACAATTTCTTTTGGTGCCATAATAAGACGCCAAGAAAAAGAAAGACGCTTGTCTATTGAACAAGATCCCCAACGACTTTTCGTATCTTTATAACAAACTGACTTCACTTTACGCTCTACTTTACGTGCATAATATGCAACCAATGGCGCTATAGTAAGCGCTGCCTGTTTTTTTAGAACATCAGCAACACGCCTTGGCAAATATTCTAATTGACCATAAACGATAATTTGAGGTTCTTGTCCTGCTTCCCCTACAATAATTTCCGATACCCCACGCCCTTCTTTATGTCTTATGGTATGCGCGACACCCAATACAGGAATCGTTTTACCTTTTTTGAGATACGCATTTTCGTGAGAAACACATACACACGTGAGACGTGCTTCAATCCAAAATCGGTGCTTTTCAATGAAATCTTGAACCGAACAGAGACTTAGCGTTGGCGGTGCTGTTACAAAAATTCCCTGCCCACTTGCATCAATACGCAATGTAAGACGGCGCGCGCATTTATGTTTGCGTACACGTAGAGGCACAATACGATCAGAGAAAATAAAATGTTGTTCATAAACGGTCATACATTATGTCTTCATCATCAATGAACTTGCCCCCTTATCCTGCATTAATTCGGTCAATTAATGACCTCAACACTGTTTCGAGGCATTCTAAATCCTGCGGACGCGAAAGCCGATGATCTGCATCACGAATAAGTGTTAATGTTACATCATGTAAAGGCAAATGATCAAGTAAAGACAATGTATGCTGATAGGGTATTTCTGTATCTTCCATCCCTTGCAAAATATGAACCGGACATCCAACATCAATACATCCTTTCATAACACAGTTGTCTCGTCCATCTTCAATCAAAGCCTTTGTAAAAGGCATCGGCTCGGTATCACCAACTGCAGGTCGTTCAATATACCCTTTTTCTTCCAAAATTTTCCATTCCTCCGGCCCTAATTCTGGTTCCACTAATGTTTGCGTAAAATCAGGAGCCGGCGCAATCAACACCATACCAGCAAGGCTCTTATTTTTCTGCGCTAGCATCATAGCAAGCTTGAGAGCAATCCATCCCCCCATAGAGGAACCAATCAAAATTTGTGGTCCTTCACAATAAGCTTCAAAAGTTGCCAGACTTTCCTTCACCCAACGTGAAATCGTTCCTTGAAAAAAATCACCCTCAGACTCTCCATGGCCAGAATAATCAAAACGTAAACAAGACAAGTCATTCTTCTGAGCAAAATTATCAACCATCACCGCCTTACTCCCCAACATATCGGATTGATAGCCAGAAAGCCAAACAAGACTAGGAGAGCTGCGGCCTTTACGATGACGCACTGCAAGAGCAGTACCTTCAAACGAAAAAAATTGGCAAGAAATATTTTGGTCCATGATTCTTTTCCTTCATAAAACATTTTCTCTTATAAAAGAAAAACTTCTATCTTCCAAATCAGCCCACAAAGTCATAAATCAAATAATGAAAAAAGCGCGAATTCTAGTTGTTTTTCTGTGTATAATTGTATATTAAATTATATTGTAGATTAATCAAAATTAAGGAGCATAAACCATTCGTAGACCGTTTAAAATAACACCTACCCAGAAAGACGGGCCACGCTCAAATCAGGACATTCGGGTTCCTCGCGTTCAGCTTATCAATGATGAAGGACAACATCAGGGAATTGTTGCAATACAAGAAGCACTTGCTATGGCCGCAGATGCAGGGCTTGATTTGGTTGAAATTGTACCAAATGCAGAACCGCCCGTGTGTAAAATCATCGATTTGGGCAAATTGAAATATCAAACCCAAAAAAAAGCCGCTGAAACACGTAAAAAGCAAAAGGTCATCGAAATCAAAGAGATTAAGATGCGTCCCAATGTTGATGTGCATGATTATGAAGTTAAGCTCAAAGCCGTTCATCGCTTTATTGGTAATGGTGATAAAGTAAAGGTTACTTTGCGTTTTCGTGGTCGTGAAATGGCACACCAAGATCTTGGATTAAAGCTTCTTCAGCGGGTGAAAGAGGATACCAGTGAAATTTCTAAAATCGAATCTGAACCAAAACTTGAAGGTCGTCAAATGATGATGGTGATAGCACCTAAGTAATATTTCATTGAGATAATATATAAAATGCAACTCATCTAGAGTTGGGATATGGATATGATTTAAAAGTGCTGCATGTTGTTATTGTAGTACTTTTATATTAATGGCTGTTATGCGTCAGCCTCTCTCATTAAGAGAATACTCTTTATTATCAAAAACGACTAAATGTCTTTAATAAGAGTGCTTCAATCTTGCATAAAACAACAATAAAATATAGAAGCACTTCATGATCAAAAAACAAATTTCTGCTTTTGATAAACATCTTATCATCCGTCTTCTGCGAGAAAATTTCCATAAACATGCACGTTGGTACGGTGCTGCTATTTTTTCAATGATCATTATTTCCTGCACAACGGCAGCCAGTGCATGGATTATGCGTGACGTTGTCAATTATATTATTGACGCGCAAAATTTTGGTATGATTGTTCTGATTTCCAGTGTCATTGCTTTCATTTTTATCCTCAAAGGGATTGCAACTTTTGCCCAAACTTACTTTTTGAGCAAAGCAGGCAACAGTATTGTTGCTGAACAACAGCGTAAAATTTACGCGCGTCTTATGGAACAGGGAGTCTCTTTTTATCATAATAATACTTCATCTGACCTTCTTGTGCGCGTAACCCACAATGCTACAGCCGCGCGTAATATCATTGATACAATTATTACAACTTTTGTACGTGATTTACTTTCTGTTAGTGGACTATTGCTTGTCATGTTCATTCAAAATTTTACGTTAATTGCCATTACTTTAATAATAGGACCACTGGCTTTTTTAGGGGTTCGAATGGCTTTAAAACGTGTTCGTAGCCTTGTGGAAAAAGAACTCCTTTCGCTTGGTGAAATTATCAAAATCGTACAAGAAAGTTCTACTGGTATTCGGGTTATCAAAGCTTTTTCATTAGAAGAGTTAATGAAAAAACGTATGGACAAAGCTATTTGCGATGTTGAAAAACAAGCAAACACTATTGCAACACTTCAAGCCATTACAAATCCGATTATGGAAACACTCGCTGGTGTTGCCATTGCGGGTATTATCTGTTTTTCCGGTTATCTTGCAACACAGCGTACAGGCGTTCAAGGTGAGTTCATGTCTTTTATTGTTGCTCTACTTCTTGCTTACGAGCCTGCAAAAAGACTCGCAAATGTACGTGTTAAAATTGAAGCTGGCTTGGTCAATATCCGTACGATGTTTGAAATTCTCGATCGTCCTCTTACTGTTATAGAACATGCAAAAGCTAAAGCTTTAGATAAAACACAAGGAACTATCCGTTTTGAAAACGTTTCTTTTGCATATACGGATAACAAAATGGTATTGAGGAATATTAATCTAGAGATAGAACCTAGAAAAATGACAGCGTTGGTAGGGCCATCTGGTTCGGGAAAATCAACCCTTATAAACCTTATTATGCGCCTTTATGACCCCACAAAAGGACGCATATTGATTAATGATCAAGACATTCGTTATACTACATTTCGCTCCCTTAGAAATCTGATAGCCTATGTAGGACAGGATACTTTTCTCTTCCACGGAACTGTTAAATATAATATTGAGCTTGGAAAAGCAGGAGCCAGCGACGAAGACATTATTAAAGCAGCAAAAGCAGCCAATGCTCACGACTTTATTATGGATCTACCAAATGGCTATGATACACAGATAGGTGATAATGGCTGTAATCTTTCAGGTGGACAAAAACAACGACTCGCTATCGCCAGAGCAATGCTTCATGATAGTGAAATTCTGATTCTTGATGAAGCAACAAGTGCATTAGATTCGCATACTGAAGCACAAATTAATGAAGCCCTTCATCATCTCATAAAAGGGCGCACGACTATCACCATTGCCCATCGCCTTTCAACGATTGCTCGTGCTCATAAAATTGTTGTTATACAAAATGGTCAACTGGTCGAACAAGGTACTCAAAAAGAATTGCTTGCAAAGGAAAATGGTTTTTACAAAAAACTTCACAATATCCAATTCAAACAGCATAAGTCTTAATTTCACCTAAGTAAGCATTTGTGATAAAAAGTGGATAGATAGTCATATTCCTTTGTAAATAATAGGGGTGTTCTCAAGAGGAAGTTATTACATTAAGCACAACGATTGGCAAAAAATTTACAATTTATTGAAGACACATTTTCAGGATTTGTATGAGAATTGAAGAACTTCCCTGTTGTTTTATTGAGGAAATTCATCTTATTTTACAAACAAGGGCTCAATAGCAAGAGTTTCCTCTTTCCGCAGGCAAATGGTATAGCATCCGTAAACATTATGAATTTTTGTGGCTGCAAAAAAGTAGACTTCAAATTTTGAAACAGCTGCCAAAAACTATAATGATAAATCTGGATGATACACCTTTATCTACCACCTATTTCCGTGCTGCCTGTTATAGATTACACCGCAAATTGTCGATAAGCTTAGCATAAAAAGAAACATTGAAGAGAAACAAGTTGAGGATTTATCATTAAACTTCTTCTTGTAGCGGATGCCTTGGACTAAACTGTACGTTTTACTCTCATGTCTAGGAACTAGAATGACATTAAGCACCTTAATTTCTTGAAAGATAAAATACACACGCTGATAAAAGTTATAATCCCAATACGCTAAAAAAACAGGTGAAAAGTAAAACAATATTCCTATCATTCCTTACTGCTAAAAAAGGAAAACATTGCATAGCTATGATAGTTATCATTACAAAAAAGTGACCTTAAAAATGCATCTTCAAGAAAACACAACACATTGACTTATAATGATAATTCATTGTTTTGCAATTTGAATAGAACCTCTGAATACTGTAAGATTTTTTCATTTTAAATCCTTGCCATGCAGGAATCAAAAAATTGTTTGCTTGTACATCACAAGACGAGTCAACGTGAGGGTAAAAAACTATTTAGGCAAACAATAAATATACATTTCATAAACCGTCTCAATGCAAGAACAGTTGGCAAAATTGGAAGCTGACAAAGTGAATGATGTGTCCGCTTGACACTTGAATTAGTAAATATTGGCGGTGCACAATGATTTTGCATTATAATATTTACCAGTGCCAGCGTGGGGTGCAATTTGGAGCAACGAGAAATATTAAAACAAGTGCGTGAATGAGCAATATAACAAAGTGCTGCTTTTCGTGAAGAGCTTGCCCCTCATTGAAAAAATGTAATAAACAAAAAACAAATATTTCAGGCGTATCTTCTCACGATTTTATAAAAAAGCTTCTTCTTTTATGAGATTCCTCACCTCAGTTTTAATCTTCCTCTGCCTTAGAGAGTTAAGTGCA from Bartonella taylorii encodes:
- the hrcA gene encoding heat-inducible transcriptional repressor HrcA; translation: MKHKPIGEELKYLDERSRDIFRHIVEAYLNDGEPVGSRNLSRLLQQTLSPATIRNVMSDLEHLGLIYAPHVSAGRMPTQSGLRFFVDAFMEAGDLPNEERESIEAQVKEAGHAQSVEHFLIQASRVLSDLSRGAGLVLATKHEGTLKHIEFVRLDGAQALAVLVTQQGEVENRVVHLPEGVTHAQLTEATNFLNAHIQGRTLSEAKEEIARLCSETRAALDHLSHHLVETGLALWGGEGADHKVHLIVRGRSNLLEDVKAEEDLERLRHLFDDLETRESMAQLLDLTDEGSGVRIFIGSENKLFSLSGSSLVVAPYRDSKQRVIGALGVIGPTRLNYARIVPMVDYTAQLVSQLLR
- the thpR gene encoding RNA 2',3'-cyclic phosphodiesterase, with translation MDRLFSALQIPQQTTEALVSLQNGLPNAQWINPQNFHITLSFFGEIESSLADEIMRAFDKIKLPPFMLQTRGFEVFGSENAPHSLVVRIELCETLSLLHEKMQCIRSSVHLTPDEKPFTPHITIARLLDIKPDDLPSYLSSRGDFLFPPFKVDHFVLFLSPSPSSDAPYIVKRSWALQE
- a CDS encoding alpha/beta hydrolase, producing the protein MDQNISCQFFSFEGTALAVRHRKGRSSPSLVWLSGYQSDMLGSKAVMVDNFAQKNDLSCLRFDYSGHGESEGDFFQGTISRWVKESLATFEAYCEGPQILIGSSMGGWIALKLAMMLAQKNKSLAGMVLIAPAPDFTQTLVEPELGPEEWKILEEKGYIERPAVGDTEPMPFTKALIEDGRDNCVMKGCIDVGCPVHILQGMEDTEIPYQHTLSLLDHLPLHDVTLTLIRDADHRLSRPQDLECLETVLRSLIDRINAG
- the rdgB gene encoding RdgB/HAM1 family non-canonical purine NTP pyrophosphatase; this encodes MRRIATKKLVIATHNTGKLHEITTLVAPFGLTIQSAKELGLPEPKETGTTFEENAYIKAFAAAKNTGLPALSDDSGMEVDALGGAPGVYTADLALQPDGTRNFSKAMQKVEDELQKIGAHEKSQRKGRFISVICIAWPDAHADYFRGCVEGTFIWPPRGDKGFGFDPIFLPDGYENTFGEMSTEQKHGWKLNDKTPLSHRARAFKLLAENLLTLS
- the dapE gene encoding succinyl-diaminopimelate desuccinylase; the protein is MPVLTDPLQLLQALIRCPSVTPHEAGALSTLEQFLAKMGFHIERPVFSDKNTEDVENLYAKMGGEGPHLMFAGHTDVVPPGALEHWIHPPFEAVIDKGKLYGRGAVDMKGGIACFVAALARVLEKQSIKGMVSFLITGDEEGPAVNGTVKLLKWAERKGEKWTAALVGEPTSVKVVGDVIKIGRRGSISGIITVKGCQGHVAFPERAANPLSLASKLIQALTQTALDQGSENFQPSNLELTTVDTGNSAVNIIPAQTTIRFNIRYNDLWTKEMLKAKIEKRLASIQPKNKSDQYPCYKLEWIPSLGDVFLTKNDKLIKLLSNAIKSVTGNTPECSTSGGTSDARFIKDYCPVVEFGLPGQSMHMVDECVTLDALETLTVIYERFIVDFFA
- a CDS encoding ABC transporter ATP-binding protein, producing MIKKQISAFDKHLIIRLLRENFHKHARWYGAAIFSMIIISCTTAASAWIMRDVVNYIIDAQNFGMIVLISSVIAFIFILKGIATFAQTYFLSKAGNSIVAEQQRKIYARLMEQGVSFYHNNTSSDLLVRVTHNATAARNIIDTIITTFVRDLLSVSGLLLVMFIQNFTLIAITLIIGPLAFLGVRMALKRVRSLVEKELLSLGEIIKIVQESSTGIRVIKAFSLEELMKKRMDKAICDVEKQANTIATLQAITNPIMETLAGVAIAGIICFSGYLATQRTGVQGEFMSFIVALLLAYEPAKRLANVRVKIEAGLVNIRTMFEILDRPLTVIEHAKAKALDKTQGTIRFENVSFAYTDNKMVLRNINLEIEPRKMTALVGPSGSGKSTLINLIMRLYDPTKGRILINDQDIRYTTFRSLRNLIAYVGQDTFLFHGTVKYNIELGKAGASDEDIIKAAKAANAHDFIMDLPNGYDTQIGDNGCNLSGGQKQRLAIARAMLHDSEILILDEATSALDSHTEAQINEALHHLIKGRTTITIAHRLSTIARAHKIVVIQNGQLVEQGTQKELLAKENGFYKKLHNIQFKQHKS
- the infC gene encoding translation initiation factor IF-3; this translates as MTPTQKDGPRSNQDIRVPRVQLINDEGQHQGIVAIQEALAMAADAGLDLVEIVPNAEPPVCKIIDLGKLKYQTQKKAAETRKKQKVIEIKEIKMRPNVDVHDYEVKLKAVHRFIGNGDKVKVTLRFRGREMAHQDLGLKLLQRVKEDTSEISKIESEPKLEGRQMMMVIAPK
- the grpE gene encoding nucleotide exchange factor GrpE, whose translation is MSEEKNKFTDASFENRDLKNPADRDALKQAADEFLKTREAEARAEVAEEENEFIDPLTALQNENKDLKDQLLRLAADMENLRRRTARDMADAKAYSIANFARDMLSVSDNLNRALEAIPEGAKENDAGLKTLAEGVEMTERAMIAALERHGVQKIHPEGQKFDPHFHQAMFEIPNSDVPDNTVQQVVQAGYIIGERVLRPAIVGVAKGGAKEVSAKSDSA
- the hemW gene encoding radical SAM family heme chaperone HemW; amino-acid sequence: MNEAFGIYIHWPFCATKCPYCDFNSHVRARGVDQPRFVTAFEREIETQYHKIGPRHITSIFIGGGTPSLMTPQTVDALLQALAKKWTVDDKVEITLEANPSSVEAARFRGYRAAGVNRLSLGVQALNDKALRQLGRLHDVKQALHAIALARKIFPRLSFDLIYARPEQTLEQWKDELFQAIDLAADHLSLYQLTIEEGTAFKRLHAAGRLILPASELAADLYHLTQEITTTHGLPAYEISNHAIPGAESAHNLLYWRYHEYAGFGPGAHGRFIEHTPNHSSTSSKALSFPIESHERYVTINEKYPEHWLDLVETTGHGCVETEHLTKEQQANEMLLMGLRLCEGLNLTRYEILNPKGLSIERLIDLQQQGLVEMLGNRRLKATNKGRILLDYIINQLAN
- a CDS encoding M48 family metallopeptidase, whose amino-acid sequence is MTVYEQHFIFSDRIVPLRVRKHKCARRLTLRIDASGQGIFVTAPPTLSLCSVQDFIEKHRFWIEARLTCVCVSHENAYLKKGKTIPVLGVAHTIRHKEGRGVSEIIVGEAGQEPQIIVYGQLEYLPRRVADVLKKQAALTIAPLVAYYARKVERKVKSVCYKDTKSRWGSCSIDKRLSFSWRLIMAPKEIVEYVVAHEVAHLVEMNHGPKFWNLCEKLCPDSKTYRAWLKENGHMLQAINFHSYKLEI